One Oncorhynchus kisutch isolate 150728-3 linkage group LG11, Okis_V2, whole genome shotgun sequence genomic region harbors:
- the LOC109898840 gene encoding LIM domain-binding protein 3-like — protein MSTYSISLSGSAPWGFRLQGGKDFNMPLTISRITPGSKAQQGNLVQGDIIVAIDGVSTEGMTHLEAQNKIKCASFNLALTMQKSKRPALQSAIPRIDSPMQQIPHQKVIFNTPANNEYIPNFNPNALKDTALSTHKPIEVKGPGGKATIIHAQYNTPISMYSQDAIMDAIAGQSQSKGHEGGSLPVKDAQVDSASPVYQAVIKTADRDMELNDWARSSSQVQSKSFRLLAHITGTEFMQDPDVEHLRKSREKFDTEFKGPRFAKLKSWHNGLSAQILNVPEKTLVYPTHIALPASAALPNQVASPAASQSPEPAPVAPEPTPESEQPPPATQTQPVAPEAPAVPSGAPRHLTHAASHISSALITQSRNKVYKQGPPPTSALEALSITPVFRSSTLPKRKRTLPSGKPKHLSYSLQQSASGYSSQYKSSVSSQYGQAPPMQQAPPMYQGQSMYQGQSMQQGPPMQQGPAMYQGPPMQQGPPMYQGPPMHQAPHMQQPPHMQQPPHMQQPPHMQQPSHMQQPPHMQQSSIQIPVGPPPPKVVSTACIVPAPAPIPPQAAAPEPPSSRPPWITDDSFANKFDPSKTTSTSMKVPALPQSAPPAPAYIPHPGSAHTPHSAPSPAYNPSPAPYNPTPAPFNPVARGVAQRAERFAANSNRAPLCGACNNMIRGPFLVALGRSWHPEEFNCHYCHTSLADCSFVEEQNAVYCENCYGEFFAPTCARCNTKIMGEVMHALRQTWHTTCFVCAACGKAFGNSLFHMEDGEPYCEKDYISLFSTKCHGCDFPVEAGDKFIEALGHTWHDTCFVCAVCNLNLEGQPFYSKKDKPLCKKHAHAINV, from the exons GTCAAAGCGCCCAGCTCTGCAAAGTGCCATCCCAAGAATCGACTCTCCCATGCAACAGATCCCTCACCAGAAG GTTATTTTCAACACTCCTGCCAA CAACGAGTACATCCCCAACTTCAACCCCAATGCGCTGAAGGACACTGCCCTGTCCACCCACAAGCCCATCGAGGTGAAGGGTCCTGGGGGCAAGGCCACCATCATCCATGCCCAGTACAACACCCCCATTAGCATGTACTCCCAGGACGCCATCATGGACGCCATCGCCGGACAGTCCCAGTCCAAGGGCCACGAGGGCGG TTCACTCCCTGTAAAAGACGCTCAGGTAGACAGTGCCTCCCCAGTGTATCAGGCTGTCATCAAGACGGCAGACAGGGACATGGAGTTGAACGACTGGGCCCGCAGCTCCTCCCAGGTGCAGTCCAAGTCCTTCCGCCTCCTCGCCCACATCACGGGAACGGAGTTCA TGCAAGACCCAGACGTGGAACATCTGAGGAAATCAAG GGAAAAGTTTGACACAGAATTTAAAGGCCCACGTTTTGCCAAATTGAAAAGTTGGCACAATGGCCTGTCTGCTCAAATCCTTAACGTGCCAGAAAAAACCCTGGTTTA CCCCACACATATCGCTCTGCCCGCTAGCGCTGCTTTGCCCAATCAGGTGGCTTCACCTGCTGCTTCGCAGTCTCCAGAGCCCGCCCCCGTAGCCCCTGAACCCACCCCTGAGAG CGAGCAGCCACCCCCAGCCACCCAGACACAGCCAGTGGCCCCTGAGGCCCCTGCAGTCCCCTCTGGGGCACCTCGCCACCTGACGCATGCAGCCTCCCATATCTCGTCTGCTTTGATTACACAGTCTAG AAACAAGGTTTATAAGCAAGGGCCACCGCCCACCTCTGCGCTGGAGGCTCTGTCAATCACCCCAGTGTTCCGAAGCAGCACTTTGCCAAAACGAAAGCGCACCCTGCCCTCTGGGAAACCCAAGCAcctgag CTACAGCCTGCAACAGTCTGCCTCTGGTTACAGCTCCCAGTACAAATCCTCAGTCTCCAG CCAATATGGCCAGGCTCCCCCCATGCAACAAGCCCCTCCCATGTACCAGGGGCAATCCATGTACCAGGGGCAATCCATGCAGCAGGGGCCTCCCATGCAGCAGGGGCCTGCCATGTACCAAGGGCCTCCCATGCAGCAGGGACCTCCCATGTACCAGGGGCCCCCCATGCACCAGGCCCCGCATATGCAGCAGCCTCCACACATGCAGCAGCCTCCACACATGCAGCAGCCTCCTCACATGCAGCAGCCTTCTCACATGCAGCAACCTCCTCACATGCAGCAAAGCTCCATCCAGATCCCTGTGGGCCCTCCCCCACCCAAGGTGGTTAGCACCGCCTGCATCGTGCCAG CTCCTGCCCCTATTCCACCCCAAGCCGCCGCCCCTGAACCCCCCTCCAGCAGGCCTCCCTGGATCACTGACGACTCTTTTGCGAACAAGTTTGACCCCAGCAAGACAACCAGCACCAGCATGAAAGTGCCTGCTCTACCTCAGAGTGCCCCACCAGCACCGGCCTATATCCCACACCCTGGCTCTGCCCACACCCCTCACTCTGCCCCAAGTCCTGCCTATAACCCAAGCCCTGCCCCCTACAACCCCACCCCTGCCCCTTTCAATCCCGTTGCCCGGGGTGTGGCCCAAAGGGCGGAGCGCTTCGCTGCCAACAGCAACAGAGCACCCCTCTGTGGAGCCTGCAACAACATGATCAG GGGACCCTTCCTGGTGGCCCTGGGTCGATCCTGGCACCCAGAGGAGTTCAACTGTCACTACTGCCACACATCGCTGGCAGACTGCAGCTTTGTGGAGGAGCAGAACGCAGTGTACTGTGAGAACTGCTACGGAGAGTTCTTTGCCCCCACCTGTGCCCGCTGCAACACCAAGATCATGGGG GAGGTGATGCATGCTCTGCGGCAGACATGGCACACCACCTGCTTTGTGTGTGCTGCCTGTGGCAAGGCCTTTGGAAATAGCCTCTTCCACATGGAGGACGGGGAGCCCTACTGCGAGAAAG ACTACATTTCACTCTTCAGCACCAAGTGCCATGGCTGTGACTTCCCAGTAGAAGCGGGAGACAAGTTCATTGAAGCACTGGGTCATACTTGGCACGACACCTGCTTTGTCTGTGCG GTGTGTAATTTGAACCTGGAGGGCCAGCCCTTCTACTCCAAGAAGGACAAGCCACTGTGCAAGAAGCACGCTCACGCCATCAACGTGTAG